The region ATTTAGCAAAAGCTCTAATCGCATCATCAGTAAATTCTAACTCTACATCTTCAACTTTTAATAATGCTTGATATTGTCTCAATAAAGAGTTTTTTGTATTTGTTAATATTTTATATAATGATTCTTCATCTAAATTATCTAATTCTACTCTTAAAGGGAATCTTCCTTGAAGTTCAGGTAATAAATCAGATGGTTTAGAAACATGAAATGCACCTGCAGCTATAAATAAAATATGATCAGTTTTGATTTGTCCAAATTTTGTATGAACAGAACTTCCTTCAACAATTGGTAATAAATCTCTTTGAACACCCTCTTTACTTGGGTCTTGATTTTGAGACTTCGTTCCCGTAGCAATTTTATCAATTTCATCTAAAAAGATTATTCCACCATTCTCTGCTCTTTTTATAGCTTCGATTTTAATAGCCTCTTGGTCTAAAAGTTTATCTCCAGCTACTTCTTTTAAAAGAACTTTTGCATCTTTGATTTTAACTTCTTTTTTAATCTTTTCTTTATTTAATCCACCTAACATTTTATTTAGGCTTTCTTGCATAGAAGTCATATCCATAGGCATTGATGAATCGATAATCTCTACATGGGTTTTTTTAGGAACTTCAATTTCAATAACTCTTTCATCTAGTTCCCCTGAAAGTAGTTTTTCTTCCATTTTATTATATGTTTTTATAAAAGATTCTCTTGCACTTTCAGTAGCACCATCTGGTAGAGGTGGAACTAGTTTTTCAATTATCTGTTTATTAATCTCATCATCAATTTTATCTTTTATTTTTTCTTCAAACTCTCTTGTAACTAAGTTAATTGATTCAAAAACTAAATCTCTAATCATAGATTCAACATCTCGACCAACAAAACCAACCTCAGTATATTTTGATGCTTCAACTTTAATAAATGGTAATCCCATCATTTTTGCAAGTCTTCTTGCTATTTCAGTTTTACCTACACCAGTGCTTCCTATCATAAGGATATTTTTAGGCATAATCTCTTCTCTTAACTCAGGAGACACATTCATTCTTCTAAATCTATTTCTTAAAGCAAGAGCGATTGTTTTTTTAGCATCATTTTGACCAATAATATAATCATCTAAATAAGATACAATCTGTTTTGGTGTTAATTCCATTATATATTAATCCTCTATCTCTAATATTTTAATATTTTGATTTGTATAAATACAAAGTTCACCTGCAATCATAAGTGACTCTTTTACTAAATCAACAGGTTTTAAATCAGAATGTTTAGCTAAAGCTCTAGCAGCAGAAATAGCAAAATTACCACCACTACCAATTGAGGCTATACTTCCATCTTCAGGTTCAACAACATCACCAGTTCCAGAAAGAATAAAAATATTTTCTTTATTTAATACAATCATCATCGCCTCTAATCTTCTTAGAACCTTATCTTTTCTCCACTCTTTTGAAAAAGCAACCACAGCTTTTAATAAATCACCTTTAGATGATTCTAAGTGTCCTTCAAACATATCAAAAAGGTTAAAAGCATCAGCTGTACTACCTGCAAAACCAGCTAAAATTTGATCTTTATATAGTTTTCTAATCTTAGTTGCATTTCCTTTTAAAACTGCATTTCCAAAAGTAACTTGACCATCTCCACCTATTACAGCTTCGCCTTGACCTTTATATGCAAGTATCGTTGTTGCTTCAAACATTAATTATTCTCCAATTATATCTACTTTTAGTGTAGCATGAACTCCATGCCCTAATTTACAATCTACTTCAAAAATTCCTGTAGCTTTTATTTTATCTTTTAATGTAATAGCTTTTTTATCAATATCTATATTAAACTCTTCTTGTAAAGATTCACTAATCTCTTTATTAGTTACTGAACCAATTAAATGTCCATTTGCTCCAACTTTATGTTTGATTGTAAGTTTAGTTGCATTTAATTTTTCTGCTAATTCATTAGCTTCTGCTATCTCTTTTGCTTCTTGAGCTGCTTTTATCTTTTGTTCTTCTGCATAATTTGCTAAAACTTCTTCAGTTGCATGAAGAGCAAAACCTTTTGCTATTAAAAAATTTTTACCATATCCATCTTTAACATCTTTTACGTCTCCTGCTTTACCAGTACCTTTTACATCTTTAATTAATAATACTTTCATTAGATCTCCAATTTTTAAAAGTTGAGTATTTTACAATAAAGTATTTGAAGTGAGTATTAAGGTCTAAGATTAGAGTTAGCTTAAAAAAACATAATTGGTTTTTTAATCAAACAGAAAATTAACAATCTAATCTTACAATTTGATTAACGGTCATTTTAAAGATAAATCCATATCCTAGCTCAATCAGTCTCCTCCTACTAATTTACTGAATGAGTTATACTCCTAAACTACTTTAAAATGACCCAAAGAACTATTGTATATTTATCTTATAACCACTTGTTCTATTTGATATGATTATATCTTCTCCAATAATTTGTCTTATTTTATGAATATGAAATCTAATTGAACCATTTTTATTATTTGAATTAGCAGGATATACACCATTTTCTAAATTTTTAGAACTTACAAAAAAACCTCTGTATTTTAGAAGATAAGCTATTATTTGAAGAGATTTTTGACCTATAAATATTTCTGATTTATTTTTTAAAATTTTTTTTCTAAAGATGTCATAAACTATATTATTTGAAATATTGATTAAATCTGAATGAACTTTATATTCTCTTCTAATTAATGCCTTTATTCTTAAAAGTAATTCACTCTCATCTATACTTTTAACAATACATTCATCACAACCATAAAGAAATGAAGCTTTCATTATATTAGGTCTTTTAGCAATAACAAGCTTCATTGTTTTATCTTTATATTCATTTAGAAGTTTAATAAACTTAAATCTAGAGATGTTTTTATCATCAATATCTATAATATATAAATCATAATGATTATAATAAGTATATTCTAAAAACTCATTTGTTGTCTCACAAATATTTAAATCAAAACTATTTTTTTCTAAAATATTAATAATTCTTATAATAGAGGTACCATAATCTTTTAAAACTAATACTCTTAAAGCTCTCAATATACTCTCCGTACATTTATATATCTTGAAAGTATTATAAAATATATCTATTAATTATTTGTTAGCTGATATAAAAAATTATTCAATTTCTGGTAAATTGTAAGCAAGTACAATACCAATTACTCCTAGAATAGATAAAAATAAAATAACTCCTGCTAAACTAATAATACTACTTAATGTTCCAATTAATCCACTAAAAAGTAAAACAATTCCAATTAGAGTATTACTAACAGCTACATAATCAGTTCTTTTATTTCCTTCTGCTAAATCAACCAAATATGTTTTTCTTCCTATACGAATACCTTGATATCCAATACTAAGAACAAAATATAAAATAGGCATTACCCAAATTATTGAAAATAAAGATGGGAAAAATATATCCATAAAAAAAATAAATATACCTAAAATACTACAAATCAAAGCTCCATATATCATAACTTTTCTACTTGAAACATCAGAAAACTTACCCCAAATTGGAGCTGAAAATAAACTAGCCATTCCACTTGATAAAATAAATAATCCAAGTAAATAAGTATTTGAATCTGAATTTTTTTGTGCTAAAACAACATAAAAAGGAGCACTTAATACTGAACATAAAAACAATGCCCTAGTTATTACAAAAAGTCTAAAGTTTTTATCCGTTTTTAAAATAGATAATTTTTGAAAAGCAACAACAGCTGCATTTCCTCCTCCATCAGTTTCCCCTTCAAACTCTTTAATACGACTGTATACAATACCTGCTATTATCCAAAAAAGACCAGCTAAACTTAATAAAACTGCAAAATTAGAAGGGGAAAATGGTTTCTCACCATTTATTAAAAAGTATATACCAAGAGCTATTACTAAAATACCAGCAGCACTTGCTGACAAACCATTTAAAGCACCTCTTCTAGTTTTAGGAATTGTTTTTCCCACAACATCTTTTGCAGCAACTGAACTTAAACCTCTTGCTAAACTAAAAAGTATCAATAAACCTATAATCGCATAACCTGCTGTAAGTCCCTCTAAAGTAAGTGCAACTATAGCAATACCTATCATACATAAAGCTTGTCCAAAACTTCCCAATACCCAAATATTTTTTCGTATGGGCATTTTTCTTATATATGCAGCTATAGCTAGTTGGGGTAATAAAGAACCCGATTCTCTTATTGGAACTAAAAAAGATATTAAAAAAATTGGAACATTTAAACTTTCCATTATCCAAGGTAAAACAACTTTTGCATTAGCAACAGAATCTGCTAGTTTATTAAAAAAGTAACTTATAATGGTAATAAAAAAATTACCTGGAACTACTTTACAAGCACTTTCATCTATTGCTTTACAAACTCTGGCATCTTCTTCATTTACCAATTTTTCATATAAAGATTCAATTTTTACTTTTTTTGTCATATTTTTCCATTTATTTTTTTGTAGAAAAACAGTATATTAAAATATAGCTATTAAAACAATTGAAAGCAATATTTGAAATTTAAATATATATCCAGCTAAAACTAAAGCATCCCAACCACTCTCTTTAATAGCTTTAAAACTAATTTTTAATCCTATGGCACTCATTGCCAAAAGTAAAGATATTTTAGAAAGTAAAGATATATAATCTATTATATTTTGTGGCAAAATCTGAGTTGTTGCTATAATTGAAAAAAAGATAAATCCCAATATGAATATAGGCATTTTAAACCTTTTTGAACTAAGAGTATTTTTTGTATTATTCTTTGAAACAAAAAATATTAACCAAATAATTACAGGGGTCAAAAGTAGGATTCTTCCCATCTTAACAATTGTTGCACTCTGTCCTACAGTTTCATTTACACCAAACCCTGCTGCAACAGCATGCCCTACTGATTGTAGTGTATTACCTAATAAAATACCTAATTCAACATCATTAAAACCTAATAACATTCCAATAAAAGGCAAAATAAAAAGTCCAGCTGTACCCAATAAATTTACAATCGCAATTGCTAAAGCAGACTTTTCTTTGTTCAATTTAACAATATCTTTAGTTGCTGCAATAGCGGCACTACCACAAACAGCATTTCCAATACCTAAAATCAATCCTAATTTTTTATCAAAGTTTTGTTTTTTTGATACATATAAAGCAAAAAATATTGTAGCAATTAAAGAGATTACAATTATAAGAATTGTATTTGCCCCTAATGCTTTTAGTACATTAAAATCTAAATTTATTCCCATTAAAGCGATAGAAAAAGAAAGAAGTGATTTTTCTGCAAATGTGATACCATGAGAAAATTTTGAAGGTATAGTGATACTATTTCCTAAAATAGCACCTAAAATAATAGCAATAGCAACAGAACCCACAGGTATATAACCTGACAACACTGTTGCAATTATAGCAACAGCAATACATAATAATAATCCATAAATTTTATTCATGGCGAATTATATAAAAAAAATTTATAATTAAAGCTTTTATAAATATAAATAAATCTTCTAACTCCAGATTTGTAAAGGGGGAGTATTTGCAACTGCTTTTAAAATATTTGCCCTTGAAACTATTCCTAAAAGATTATCATCTTGATCAACAATTGGAATTGCAGTTAAACTAAAATCAACCATTACTTTTGCAACTCTTCTAATATCAGTTATTGGATCTGCTGCAATAACTTCTCCTAAATCAAAACTAGAAAGTGGTCTTCTTAAAGTTGCATTTACATATTCTAAATCATTTAGTATTGAATTTAAAATATGCTTTTGATTTACCATAGCAATTATTTTTCCATCTTCATTTGTATCTATAATAGGAATTTGTCTTATCTCTTTTTCTTCCATAAGATTATAAGCTTCTTGAAGAGTATTATCTTGATTTAATACAATAACTTCTCTTGTCATTAAATCTTTTACATGAAATATTTGCTCAGAGGTATCAATATTTGCAATATTTCTATAGATTTGAGTAGCTTCTTCAACTTTATCATTTTCATAAAGTCTTTTTTTAGGTTTTGTTGAATGATCTTTAGGCAGACCCTCATTTATATTGTTTCTAACCTTTGCAACAGAATCAACATTTGACATACTATAAAGATTGTCTACTGTACTTCTAAAACTAAGTCCATTGTTACTGTATATTGCAAACATAGCTACTCTCTTTTTTTATTGTTTTAACTTGCTATATCTAAAGTGTTTGGCAAGTTATGTCTAATATTTCTTTTTTTAACATAGTTATTTAATCCAATATGATTATTATAACCTAAAAGTTTAGCAATTTTTCTAACAGATAAACCTACTGCTAATAACTCTTCTATTTTATCTCTTTGTTTATCAAATTTAGATTTTTGAATAGTACCTTTTGGCTTACCTAAACTTTCACCTTTTAATTTTTTAGCAGTAAGTGCTTCTTTTGTTCTTAAGCTCATTAAATCTTTTTCTAAATTAACAGTCATAGATATTACACCTAAAATCATTTGAGTTAACATATCTTTATCATCTACTAAGTCAAGATTTTGTTTTACTACAATTATTCTAATTTTATTAGAAAGTAAAAATCTAACAATCTCTAAAATAGTTTCTATTGTTCTTCCAAAAACATTTAAATTATAAACTAAAAGTGTAGATGAAGATTCACAACTTTTTAAAAAATCCAACATATTTTTTTCATCATCTGGAGTATCAATTACTATCTCAATCTCCTTGTAAACTGAAATATTGTTTCTACTTTTATAGTCAGACAAACCTTTCTTTTGGGTTTTAGTATACGACTCATTATTATTATTAACTCTTACAAAACTGAAAATTTTAGACATCTTTATTCCTTTAACAAAATTATAAATTTATATATAAATATCATACAATATGTTTACTTATATATAGTTTTTTATTATACAAAATGATATACCTTTCCAACTTACACTTTTCTTAAATTTTGATTAAATTTATAAGAAATTTTATAATTTTTTTATTAGTTTTTTTTGACTTTTGAAAATAAAGGGATTTTTGGCTAATATCTAACTCTTAATAAAAACTAATGAAGGTTTTGAAAGTGAAATTAGTTGTAGCTATAACCGGTGCTAGTGGTGCAAAACTTGGACTTAAATTTATCCAAAACTTACCAGAAAGTATTGAAGTGTTTGCTGTTTTATCAAAAAGTGCTAAAAAAGCACTAAAGCTTGAAGAAGGTATTGATATTACAAAACTTTTCAAAGAAAATGAAAAGATTCATATATTTAAAGAAAATCAGATTGAAGCTCCTATTTCTTCGGGTTCATTTAAAACTGATAAGATGATAATACTACCTTGTTCTATGAATACTTTAGCAAAATGCTCTGTTGGTATTTCAGATAATCTAATCACAAGAGCTTTTACTGTAATGTTAAAAGAGAAAAGAGAAATAGTACTTGCCCCAAGAGAGATGCCTTTTTCAACCATTGCACTTGAAAACATGCATAAGCTTTCTCAACTAGGAGTAATAATTGCGCCTCCTGTTTTGGCGTACTATTCAAAACAAAACTCATTAGAGTTAATGGAAGACTTTATGATTGGTAAATGGTATGATTTACTTAGAATTGAGCATAATTTATATGAAAGATGGAAATAGATATGCAGGTTAACGATAATACAACAACTTATAGAAAAGCAATATATAGTGGTACTTTTGATCCCATAACTAACGGTCATATGGACATTGTCAAAAGAGCTACATATATTTTTGATGAAGTGATTATAGCAGTTGCAAAAAGTGAAATGAAAAGTCCTATGTTTACACACGAACAAAGGGTAGCATTTGCCCAAGCAGCTACAAAAGATATGCCAAAAGTAAAAGTTATTGGATTTGATACTTTATTAGTTGATTTAGCAAGTGAACTTAAAATAAATACGATTATAAGAGGTCTAAGAGCTGTATCAGATTTTGAATATGAACTACAAATGGGATATGCAAACTCATCAATAAATAAAAAACTTGAAACACTTTATCTAATGCCTACATTAGAAAATGCTTTTGTTTCATCTACAATTGTAAGAGAAATTATTCGATTTAATGGGAAATTTGAACACTTAGTTCCACAGAAGGTATTAGAATGTATGTAGTAATTGAAGGTATAGATACAGCAGGGAAATCAACACAGCTTGATATACTAAAAGAAAACCACAAAGAGGCAATTTTTACAAAAGAACCAGGTGGTACAGAGATTGGGCTTAAACTAAGAGCTATGGCTTTAAATGGTGAAGCAAAGAGTAAAGTTGCAGAGATGTTTCTTTTTCTTGCAGATAGAGCAGAACATATTGAAGAGGTTATAAAACCTAATGAATATAAAATAGTAATTAGTGATAGAAGTGTTATAAGTGGTATAGCTTATGCATCCAATATGCCTATAGAGATAGTAACTACACTAAATCTTATAGCAACATCAAACACTTTACCATCACATGTTATCTTATTAGAATTATCTAAAGAGGAATTAACAAAACGATTAGAAGGTAAAACAAACGATTCTATAGAGTCTAGGGGTATTGATTATCTACTAGATATACAAGATAGAATGAAAAGAACAATTAAACAATTAAATTTAAATTATATTTTTATAGATGCTAGTTTAAGCATAGAAGAGATTTCAAAAAAGATTGAGGATTTTATTAATGGCTAATATTCAAAGCTTAAGAGGAATGAACGATATATTAGGTAGTGATAGTGAGTTATTTACATATTTTGTAGAAAATGCATCAAGAATTGCAAAAAATTATGGATTTACATATATAGAAACTCCTATTTTAGAAGAAACTGCACTTTTTAAAAGATCAGTTGGTGAGAGTTCTGATATTGTAAATAAAGAGATGTATCAATTTATTGATAAAGGTGAAAATGACGTATGTTTAAGACCTGAAGGTACAGCAGGTGTGGTAAGAAGCTTTGTTGAAAATAAATTTGATAGAGCTGGAGGAACTTACAGATGGTACTATTATGGACCAATGTTTAGATATGAGAGACCTCAAAAAGGAAGACTAAGAGAGTTCCACCAATTTGGTTGTGAAGTATTTGGTGTAAGCTCTGTTTATGAAGATGCAAATATCATTATGATGATAAAAGATATTCTAGATTTTTTCAAAATAGGATTCAAACTTGAACTAAATTCATTAGGTGATCAAAACTGTATGCCTGCGTATAGAGAAAAGCTGGTTAACTATTTAACAGATATAAAAGAAGATCTTTGTGAAGACTGTAATAGAAGGATTGAGACAAATCCAATCAGAGTTTTAGATTGTAAAAATGAAAACTGTCAAAAACTATTATACAATGCTCCAAAAATCACAAATAATCTTTGTGAAAAATGTGATACTGACTTTGAAAAATTAAAAGAGATTTTAGATTTCAATGATGTAGAATATGAGATTAATACAAACCTTGTTAGAGGTTTAGATTACTATTCTCAAACTGCATTTGAGTTTACATCAAATGAGATTGGTGCTCAAAGTGCAATCGCAGGTGGTGGAAGATATGATAGACTTGTTGAATTCTTAGGTGGAAGAGTAACACCTGGAATAGGATTTGCAATTGGAATCGAACGGTTACTTGAATTAGTTAAAATGCAAGAAGATGAAAAAGATGTAATTTATCTTGGAGCATTATGTGAAGATGCATTAAATATTTTAACAAAAATTGCAAGCAAAAAAAGAAAAGATTCTAAAACATTTATTGAATATTCTGTTAGAGGATTTGGAAAACACTTTAATCTTGCAGAAAAACAAGGTGCAAATATAGTTGCACTAATTGGTGAAAATGAGATTAAAGATGGAACAATCTTTATCAAAGATTTAAAAACAAAAGAAGATAAAACTATAAAACTTGAGGATTTTTAATTTTGGAAAATTATGGTATTAATATCTGGGCAGATGGTAATTTTATAATTGAAGATGGAGTAGTAAAGTTAAACTATGCATCTAAACCTTCACTAATAGATATGGTAAAAGATATTAGAGAAAAAGATTACAAAGGACCTTTACTTTTTAGATTCCCACATCTAATAGAAAAACAGATAGATAAATTGTATAGCTTATATTCAAATGCAATAAAAGAGTATGATTATAAAGGAAAATTTAATGCTGTTTTCCCTCTAAAAGTTAATCAACTTCCAAATTTTGTATTACCCCTTGTGAAAGCTGGAGAAAAATACAATTATGGTTTAGAAGCAGGAAGTAAGGCTGAACTTTTCTTAGCAATGACATATAATAAAATTGGTGCGCCAATTACAGTAAATGGATTTAAAGATAAAGAGATGATCCATTTAGGTTTTATTGCTAAAAAAATGGGACATGATATTACAATTATAATTGAAGGTCTAAATGAGCTTGAAACAATAATTGAAGTTGAAAAAGAAACATCTCTTCCTACTCCAAATGTAGGACTTAGAGTAAGACTATTTAATTCAGGTGGAGGAGCTTGGGCAAAATCTGGTGGAATTGATGCTAAATTTGGATTAAGTTCTACAGAGATTCTTGAGGCTTTTGAGATGTTAGAAGAGAATAACTTAGTAGATATTCTTACAATGATACATTTCCATATTGGTTCATCAATGGAAACAATTAAACCTTTAAAAAATGCCTTAAAAGAATCAGGACATATTTATGCTGAACTAAAAAACTTAGGGGCTGTAAATTTATCTGCAATAAATATTGGTGGAGGTTTAGCAGTTGAATACTCTCAATTTCATAGAACTGCACAATACCATCTTCAAGAGTTTGCAAATGATGTTATATTTACCCTTAAAAATATTGCCAAACAAAAAGGTGTTGAAGAGCCTAATATTTTCACTGAATCAGGAAGATTTATAAGTGCTAGTTCTACTGTACTAATTACTCCTGTATTAGAACTGTTTACAGCTGAATATGATGCTGAACATTTAAGATTAAAAGAAAAAAACCCACCTTTAATTGAAGAGTTAAGAGATTTATATAATGATATGAATTCTAAAACAGCACTGGAATATATGCATGATAGTATTGATCACTTAGAATCTTTATTAAAACTATTTGATTTAGGTTATATTGATTTAGAAGATAGAAGTAATGCTGAGATATTAAATAACCTTATTATCAAAAAAGCAATCTGGTTTTTAGAAGTTGATGATTATAAAGAGTTAAAAAGAATAGACAATAAAATTCAAGAAAAATATTTAGTTAATTTTTCTATATTTCAATCATTGCCTGATTTTTGGGGTATTAAACAAGAGTTTCCTATGATGCCTATTACACATCTAGATAAAAAACCAACAAGAAGTGCTTCACTTTGGGATATTACTTGTGATAGTGACGGTGAGATTGGGTTTAATCCAGAAAAACCACTTTATCTACATGATGTAAATCTAAAATTAGAAGAATACTATTTAGGTTTCTTCCATGTTGGAGCATATCAAGATATTTTGGGTATGAGACATAACCTTTTTTCTCACCCTACTGAGATTAATGTAGTTTTTGAAGATGGAAAATTAAAACTTGAAAAAATATTAGAATCACAAAAAATTATTGATATTTTAGAAGATATAGATCATGATACTAAAAATTTAAAAGAGGTATTAAAAACAA is a window of Halarcobacter sp. DNA encoding:
- the hslU gene encoding ATP-dependent protease ATPase subunit HslU, with the protein product MELTPKQIVSYLDDYIIGQNDAKKTIALALRNRFRRMNVSPELREEIMPKNILMIGSTGVGKTEIARRLAKMMGLPFIKVEASKYTEVGFVGRDVESMIRDLVFESINLVTREFEEKIKDKIDDEINKQIIEKLVPPLPDGATESARESFIKTYNKMEEKLLSGELDERVIEIEVPKKTHVEIIDSSMPMDMTSMQESLNKMLGGLNKEKIKKEVKIKDAKVLLKEVAGDKLLDQEAIKIEAIKRAENGGIIFLDEIDKIATGTKSQNQDPSKEGVQRDLLPIVEGSSVHTKFGQIKTDHILFIAAGAFHVSKPSDLLPELQGRFPLRVELDNLDEESLYKILTNTKNSLLRQYQALLKVEDVELEFTDDAIRAFAKYSVSANEKTEDIGARRLHTVIEKVIEDISYEADERAGEKVIITKELVEEKLDDIVDNEDTARYIL
- the hslV gene encoding ATP-dependent protease subunit HslV gives rise to the protein MFEATTILAYKGQGEAVIGGDGQVTFGNAVLKGNATKIRKLYKDQILAGFAGSTADAFNLFDMFEGHLESSKGDLLKAVVAFSKEWRKDKVLRRLEAMMIVLNKENIFILSGTGDVVEPEDGSIASIGSGGNFAISAARALAKHSDLKPVDLVKESLMIAGELCIYTNQNIKILEIED
- the rplI gene encoding 50S ribosomal protein L9, with protein sequence MKVLLIKDVKGTGKAGDVKDVKDGYGKNFLIAKGFALHATEEVLANYAEEQKIKAAQEAKEIAEANELAEKLNATKLTIKHKVGANGHLIGSVTNKEISESLQEEFNIDIDKKAITLKDKIKATGIFEVDCKLGHGVHATLKVDIIGE
- a CDS encoding winged helix-turn-helix domain-containing protein, which codes for MRALRVLVLKDYGTSIIRIINILEKNSFDLNICETTNEFLEYTYYNHYDLYIIDIDDKNISRFKFIKLLNEYKDKTMKLVIAKRPNIMKASFLYGCDECIVKSIDESELLLRIKALIRREYKVHSDLINISNNIVYDIFRKKILKNKSEIFIGQKSLQIIAYLLKYRGFFVSSKNLENGVYPANSNNKNGSIRFHIHKIRQIIGEDIIISNRTSGYKINIQ
- a CDS encoding MFS transporter, translating into MTKKVKIESLYEKLVNEEDARVCKAIDESACKVVPGNFFITIISYFFNKLADSVANAKVVLPWIMESLNVPIFLISFLVPIRESGSLLPQLAIAAYIRKMPIRKNIWVLGSFGQALCMIGIAIVALTLEGLTAGYAIIGLLILFSLARGLSSVAAKDVVGKTIPKTRRGALNGLSASAAGILVIALGIYFLINGEKPFSPSNFAVLLSLAGLFWIIAGIVYSRIKEFEGETDGGGNAAVVAFQKLSILKTDKNFRLFVITRALFLCSVLSAPFYVVLAQKNSDSNTYLLGLFILSSGMASLFSAPIWGKFSDVSSRKVMIYGALICSILGIFIFFMDIFFPSLFSIIWVMPILYFVLSIGYQGIRIGRKTYLVDLAEGNKRTDYVAVSNTLIGIVLLFSGLIGTLSSIISLAGVILFLSILGVIGIVLAYNLPEIE
- a CDS encoding putative sulfate exporter family transporter, yielding MNKIYGLLLCIAVAIIATVLSGYIPVGSVAIAIILGAILGNSITIPSKFSHGITFAEKSLLSFSIALMGINLDFNVLKALGANTILIIVISLIATIFFALYVSKKQNFDKKLGLILGIGNAVCGSAAIAATKDIVKLNKEKSALAIAIVNLLGTAGLFILPFIGMLLGFNDVELGILLGNTLQSVGHAVAAGFGVNETVGQSATIVKMGRILLLTPVIIWLIFFVSKNNTKNTLSSKRFKMPIFILGFIFFSIIATTQILPQNIIDYISLLSKISLLLAMSAIGLKISFKAIKESGWDALVLAGYIFKFQILLSIVLIAIF
- a CDS encoding CBS domain-containing protein, whose product is MFAIYSNNGLSFRSTVDNLYSMSNVDSVAKVRNNINEGLPKDHSTKPKKRLYENDKVEEATQIYRNIANIDTSEQIFHVKDLMTREVIVLNQDNTLQEAYNLMEEKEIRQIPIIDTNEDGKIIAMVNQKHILNSILNDLEYVNATLRRPLSSFDLGEVIAADPITDIRRVAKVMVDFSLTAIPIVDQDDNLLGIVSRANILKAVANTPPLQIWS
- a CDS encoding recombinase family protein, yielding MSKIFSFVRVNNNNESYTKTQKKGLSDYKSRNNISVYKEIEIVIDTPDDEKNMLDFLKSCESSSTLLVYNLNVFGRTIETILEIVRFLLSNKIRIIVVKQNLDLVDDKDMLTQMILGVISMTVNLEKDLMSLRTKEALTAKKLKGESLGKPKGTIQKSKFDKQRDKIEELLAVGLSVRKIAKLLGYNNHIGLNNYVKKRNIRHNLPNTLDIAS
- a CDS encoding UbiX family flavin prenyltransferase, with protein sequence MKLVVAITGASGAKLGLKFIQNLPESIEVFAVLSKSAKKALKLEEGIDITKLFKENEKIHIFKENQIEAPISSGSFKTDKMIILPCSMNTLAKCSVGISDNLITRAFTVMLKEKREIVLAPREMPFSTIALENMHKLSQLGVIIAPPVLAYYSKQNSLELMEDFMIGKWYDLLRIEHNLYERWK
- the coaD gene encoding pantetheine-phosphate adenylyltransferase, which translates into the protein MQVNDNTTTYRKAIYSGTFDPITNGHMDIVKRATYIFDEVIIAVAKSEMKSPMFTHEQRVAFAQAATKDMPKVKVIGFDTLLVDLASELKINTIIRGLRAVSDFEYELQMGYANSSINKKLETLYLMPTLENAFVSSTIVREIIRFNGKFEHLVPQKVLECM
- the tmk gene encoding dTMP kinase — protein: MYVVIEGIDTAGKSTQLDILKENHKEAIFTKEPGGTEIGLKLRAMALNGEAKSKVAEMFLFLADRAEHIEEVIKPNEYKIVISDRSVISGIAYASNMPIEIVTTLNLIATSNTLPSHVILLELSKEELTKRLEGKTNDSIESRGIDYLLDIQDRMKRTIKQLNLNYIFIDASLSIEEISKKIEDFING
- the hisS gene encoding histidine--tRNA ligase; its protein translation is MANIQSLRGMNDILGSDSELFTYFVENASRIAKNYGFTYIETPILEETALFKRSVGESSDIVNKEMYQFIDKGENDVCLRPEGTAGVVRSFVENKFDRAGGTYRWYYYGPMFRYERPQKGRLREFHQFGCEVFGVSSVYEDANIIMMIKDILDFFKIGFKLELNSLGDQNCMPAYREKLVNYLTDIKEDLCEDCNRRIETNPIRVLDCKNENCQKLLYNAPKITNNLCEKCDTDFEKLKEILDFNDVEYEINTNLVRGLDYYSQTAFEFTSNEIGAQSAIAGGGRYDRLVEFLGGRVTPGIGFAIGIERLLELVKMQEDEKDVIYLGALCEDALNILTKIASKKRKDSKTFIEYSVRGFGKHFNLAEKQGANIVALIGENEIKDGTIFIKDLKTKEDKTIKLEDF